The Mastomys coucha isolate ucsf_1 unplaced genomic scaffold, UCSF_Mcou_1 pScaffold4, whole genome shotgun sequence genome has a segment encoding these proteins:
- the Myo1f gene encoding LOW QUALITY PROTEIN: unconventional myosin-If (The sequence of the model RefSeq protein was modified relative to this genomic sequence to represent the inferred CDS: inserted 2 bases in 1 codon; deleted 2 bases in 1 codon) — protein sequence MGSKERFHWQSHNVKQSGVDDMVLLPQITEDAIVSNLRKRFMDDYIFTYIGSVLISVNPFKQMPYFTDREIDLYQGAAQYENPPHIYALTDNMYRNMLIDCENQCVIISGESGAGKTVAAKYIMGYISKVSGGGDKVQHVKDIILQSNPLLEAFGNAKTVRNNNSSRFGKYFEIQFSRGGEPDGGKISNFLLEKSRVVMQNESERNFHIYYQLLEGASQEQQQNLGLMTPDYYYYLNQSDTYKVEGTDDRSDFSETLNAMQVIGIPTSVQQLVLQLVAGILHLGNISFCEEGNYARVESVDLLAFPAYLLGIDSGRLQEKLTSRKMDSKWGGRSESINVTLNVEQAAYTRDALAKGLYARLFDFLVEAINRAMQKPQEEYSIGVLDIYGFEIFQKNGFEQFCINFVNEKLQQIFIELTLKAEQEEYVQEGIRWTPIEYFNNKVVCDLIENKLNPPGIMSVLDDVCATMHATGGGADQTLLQKLQAAVGTHEHFNSWSSGFVIHHYAGKVSYDVSGFCERNRDVLFSDLIELMQSSDQSFLRMLFPEKLDIDKKGRPSTAGSKIKKQANDLVSTLKKCTPHYIRCIKPNETKRPRDWEESRVKHQVEYLGLRENIRVRRAGFAYRRQFSKFLQRYAILTPETWPRWRGDERQGVQHLLRAVNMEPDQYQMGSTKVFVKNPESLFLLEEMRERKFDGFARTIQKAWRRHVAVRKYEEMREEASNILLNKKERRRNSINRNFVGDYLGLEERPELRQFLAKRERVDFPDSVTKYDRRFKPIKRDLILTPKCVYVIGREKVKRGPEKGLVREVLKKKLEIQALRGVSLSTRQDDFFILQEEAADSFLESIFKTEFVSLLCKRFEEAARRPLPLTFSDLLQFRVKKEGWGGGSTRNVTFSRGTGDLAVLKAGGRALTISIGDGLPKSTKPTRKGLAQGRPRRSAQAPTRAAPGPPRGLNRNGTTLFPGKVPTPGDHIWQEFPEASTGPSILNPSXASRRPRARPPSEHNTEFLNVPDQGVAGMQRKRSIGQRPVPGVGRPKPQPRTHGPRCRALYQYIGQDVDELSFNVNEVIEILMEDSSGWWKGRLHGQEGLFPGNYVEKI from the exons ggCAGCAAGGAGCGCTTTCACTGGCAGAGTCACAATGTGAAGCAGAGTGGTGTGGATGACATGGTGCTGCTGCCCCAGATCACCGAGGACGCCATTGTGAGCAACCTCCGCAAACGCTTCATGGATGACTACATTTTC ACATATATTGGCTCAGTACTAATCTCTGTAAACCCCTTCAAGCAGATGCCCTACTTCACTGACCGAGAAATTGACCTCTATCAGGGCGCG GCTCAATATGAGAATCCCCCGCACATCTATGCCCTCACCGACAACATGTACCGGAATATGCTGATCGACTGTGAGAACCAGTGTGTCATTATCAG TGGGGAGAGCGGAGCTGGGAAGACAGTGGCTGCTAAATACATCATGGGCTACATCTCCAAGGTGTCTGGTGGAGGAGACAAGGTCCAG CACGTCAAAGACATAATTCTACAGTCAAACCCACTGCTTGAGGCTTTCGGCAATGCCAAGACTGTGCGCAACAACAATTCCAGCCGCTTT GGCAAGTACTTTGAGATCCAGTTCAGCCGAGGTGGAGAACCAGATGGAGGCAAGATCTCCAACTTCCTGCTGGAAAAGTCTCGTGTGGTCATGCAGAATGAGAGTGAGAGGAATTTCCACATCTACTACCAG CTTCTGGAGGGGGCctcccaggagcagcagcagaacTTAGGACTCATGACGCCAGACTACTATTACTACCTCAACCAATCAGACACCTACAAGGTGGAAGGCACTGATGACCGAAGTGACTTCAGTGAGACCCTG AACGCCATGCAAGTCATTGGGATTCCGACCAGTGTGCAGCAGCTTGTCTTGCAGCTCGTGGCAGGGATCTTGCACCTGGGGAACATCAGCTTCTGTGAAGAAGGGAATTATGCCCGTGTGGAGAGCGTAGACC TCTTAGCTTTCCCAGCCTACCTGCTGGGCATAGACAGTGGGCGGCTGCAAGAGAAGCTGACCAGCCGTAAGATGGACAGCAAATGGGGTGGACGCAGTGAGTCCATTAACGTGACCCTCAATGTGGAACAGGCAGCCTACACTCGTGACGCACTGGCCAAGGGACTCTATGCCCGCCTCTTCGACTTCCTGGTGGAG GCCATCAACCGGGCTATGCAGAAGCCTCAGGAAGAATACAGCATCGGTGTGCTTGACATCTATGGCTTTGAGATCTTCCAG AAAAATGGCTTTGAACAGTTCTGCATCAACTTCGTCAATGAAAAGCTGCAACAGATTTTTATTGAGCTCACCCTGAAGGCAGAGCAG gaggAGTATGTGCAAGAGGGCATCCGCTGGACCCCCATTGAATACTTCAACAACAAAGTCGTGTGTGACCTCATTGAAAACAAGCTG AACCCACCAGGCATCATGAGCGTGCTAGACGATGTGTGCGCCACAATGCACGCTACCGGTGGCGGTGCGGACCAGACACTGCTACAAAAGCTGCAGGCAGCAGTGGGCACCCACGAGCACTTCAACAGCTGGAGCTCGGGTTTCGTCATCCATCACTATGCAGGCAAA GTCTCCTACGATGTCAGCGGCTTCTGTGAGAGGAATCGAGACGTGCTGTTCTCTGATCTTATAGAACTGATGCAGTCCAGTGACCA GTCCTTCCTACGAATGCTCTTTCCTGAGAAGCTGGATATAGACAAGAAGGGCCGCCCCAGTACTGCTGGCTCCAAGATCAAG AAACAAGCCAATGACCTGGTGTCCACGCTGAAGAAGTGCACGCCCCACTACATCCGCTGCATCAAACCTAACGAGACCAAGCGGCCCCGGGACTGGGAGGAAAGCAG AGTGAAGCACCAGGTGGAATACCTGGGCCTGAGGGAAAACATCCGAGTTCGAAGGGCAGGATTCGCCTACCGTCGGCAGTTCTCCAAGTTCCTGCAAAG GTATGCCATTCTGACCCCTGAGACATGGCCACGGTGGCGTGGAGATGAACGCCAGGGTGTCCAGCACCTGCTTCGTGCTGTCAACATGGAGCCAGACCAGTACCAGATGGGGAGTACCAAGGTCTTTGTTAAGAATCCTGAGtcg CTTTTCCTCCTGGAAGAGATGCGAGAGAGGAAGTTTGACGGCTTCGCCCGCACTATCCAGAAAGCCTGGCGGCGCCATGTAGCAGTCCGAAAGTATGAAGAGATGCGGGAAGAAG CTTCTAACATCTTACTGAACAAGAAGGAACGAAGGCGAAACAGCATCAACCGGAACTTCGTTGGGGACTATCTGGGGCTAGAGGAGCGGCCTGAGCTGCGCCAGTTCCTGGCCAAAAGGGAACGAGTGGACTTTCCCGACTCAGTCACCAAGTATGACCGCCGCTTCAAG CCTATCAAACGGGACTTGATCCTGACCccaaagtgtgtgtatgtgatcgGGAGAGAGAAGGTGAAAAGGGGACCAGAGAAGGGTCTGGTGCGTGAAGTCCTGAAGAAGAAATTGGAGATCCAGGCCCTCCGAGGGGTGTCCCTCAG CACCCGACAGGATGACTTCTTCATCCTTCAAGAAGAAGCTGCCGACAGCTTCTTAGAAAGTATCTTCAAAACCGAGTTTGTCAGCCTTCTGTGCAAGCGTTTTGAAGAGGCAGCGCGAAGGCCTCTTCCCCTCACCTTCAGCGACCT ACTACAGTTCCGGGTGAAGAAAGAAGGCTGGGGTGGAGGTAGTACCCGAAATGTCACCTTCTCTCGCGGGACAGGTGACTTGGCTGTGCTCAAGGCTGGGGGTCGAGCTCTCACTATCAGCATTGGGGACGGATTGCCAAAGAGCACCA AGCCTACACGGAAGGGATTAGCCCAGGGTAGACCTCGAAGGTCAGCGCAGGCTCCCACTCGTGCAGCCCCCGGGCCCCCCAGAG GCCTGAATCGAAAT GGTACCACCCTCTTCCCAGGTAAGGTCCCTACCCCTGGAGATCACATCTGGCAGGAGTTCCCAGAGGCCTCCACGGGGCCCTCCATCCTCAACCCTAG AGCCAGCAGACGTCCTCGAGCACGGCCACCTTCGGAGCACAATACAGAATTCCTTAATGTGCCTGACCAGGGTGTGGCAGG CATGCAAAGGAAGCGAAGCATAGGGCAGAGACCTGTGCCTGGAGTGGGCCGGCCTAAGCCCCAACCACGGACACATGGCCCAAGGTGCCGGGCACTG